CACAAAATTTGGCGCCCAGTGTATTGTGGTGGCTGTAGACGCAAAAAAGGTTGGGCACGACAAATGGGAAGTGTTCACCCACGGTGGACGCACACCAACAGGCCTTGATGCGGTTGAATATGCTAAGGAGGCCGCACGTCTCGGTGCTGGTGAAATTCTCCTGACCAGTATGGACAGGGACGGTACCCGTGAAGGCTTTGATCTTGATCTTACACGGAAGATATCGGACAGCGTAAACGTGCCCGTTATTGCATCAGGGGGCGTAGGCAATCTTGACCATTTGGTTGACGGTGTTAAAGAAGGACATGCATCGGCAGTTCTTGCAGCTTCCATTTTCCACTTCGGCGAATATACAATCGCGGAAGCCAAAGCACATATGAAAGCTGGCGGCATTGCAGTGCGGGAGACAATCTAATGATGAAGGCAGATTGGCAAACCTTGGAACAGTTGGAACTCTTACTTGAAGAGCGCAAAAACGCTGACCCTGATCACAGCTATGTAGCCAAGCTTTACAAAAAGGGCGACAAGAAAATCGCTCAGAAGGTGGGTGAAGAGGCTGTTGAAACCGCTATGGCTGTAGCGGCAGGGGACGATGCTGAGCTTATCAAAGAATCCGCTGACCTACTCTTTCATCTGATGATCCTTCTCAAAGCACGCGGCAAAGGCCTTGCCCACGTAATGGCAGAACTAGAGCGCCGCGAAGGTCTCTCCGGCCTTGTTGAGAAGGCCTCTAGAGACCAGTGATACCCACATAGAGAAGGCGTAGCGCGAGAAGAGTAAGCACCAGATTGAGGAGTTTTGTGAAAAGCTCCTCACTTGTTTTCAGAAGTAAATGCCTTCCTGCTAACGTGCCCAGCAGCCCCGAGCCAATAATCATGGCAAGAAGCGGGATATAAGGCCCAAAAGCAAAACCAAGCAATCCAAAAATTACCAGCTTCAGGCTATGCTGCACCACCATACCAGCAGACATGGTTGCCACCTGTGTTTCCCGCTTGAACCCTTGAGGCTTGAAAAGTGCCGCTACAAACGGTCCAGTAGCCCCAACAAACATGGTAAGCAGGGTAGAGAGTGTGCCGCCGATACCAACAGCATATTTGGATGATGCTTTCGCTGACGGCTTCGGCCCCCATGTAGCATAGAGAATAAACGCCGCCAGAATAATCTGCAGAATACCTGCTTCGATAGAGACAACCAGTTGCCCGCCAATTGCTGCACCAATCAGGCTGCCAATAAGGAAATATCCTATCACCCGGAAATCAATATGCTTCCGCATTAGTGTAGAACGGCTGATGTTTGAGCCAAGCTGCGCCACACCATGCACAGGCACAATATGAGACGCTGGCAGAATTTGCGCCATCACCGCTAGAAGCGTAACCCCGCCACCAAGGCCTATAGCTGCTGAGAGAAAGGATGTGAAAAAACTGCTTACAATTAAAATACCTGCATCAAATAAACTTAAAAACTCAGGTATCAACTGCATAAAATCGCCTCATTATTCAGGTGCTATTCGCGTGCGAAAACGTATAACGCTTGCTATCACGGTATAGATTGCTAGTTGTATATAGCGCCACTTAATAATGGAATCCATAGATGCGACTAATATTTGCCTTAGCCACTTTTCTTAGTTCGACACCTGTATTTGCACAGGAACAAGCCTCTTTTCCTGAGCTATCATTTCCCCTGAAATGTGAACTGGGAGAAAACTGCTGGATCGCACGCTATGTAGACCGGGCACCGGGTAAAGAACGCGCTGATTACACCTGTGGTGACCGCAGCCAACATAATCATAAAGGCACTGACTTTACATTGGCAAACCTTGGTGAAATGGCCAAAGGTGTAGCCGTGCTTGCAGCAGCAGACGGTGTGGTTGATGTAACACGAGACGGCATCAAAGATGAATTTGCTAACAAAAGTAACTACGCAGAAAAAACCAAGGTAGGGCTTGGCAATGTAGTCGGCATTAAACACGCTGGTGGCATGATCAGCTATTATGGCCATATGAAAGAAGGCAGCATTCTAGTGAAAAAGGGCCAGCAGGTAAAAGCTGGTGAGAAAATTGGCGAGGTTGGGCTTTCTGGCCTGACGGCATACCCGCATATGCATTTTGCCCTGAGGCAAGGTAATATCTGGTATGATCCATTCGATAAAAAACCCATGCAGGCGGCCTGTTCCAATGGTGGCTCTGAAAGTGCATGGTCTACTAATCTGGCATATAGAGGGTTAACACTTCTGCCAGCATCGTTTTCTACAGAACCACTTTCATCTGAAAGCCAGTGGCAAACACCTTTGGCACAAATTTCTAAGGATTCTAAACTACTATTCCTGAATGGACGAACATTCGGCACTCTCAAAGGGGACCGCTGGCTAATGAAAATAACACGGCCTGATGGTTCTATCGCTAAAGAATATTCCACAGCTATCGAAAAAACGCAGCAGCATCATCGCCGCTATACCGGACTCCGTCGTCCTGCTGGTGGTTTTATGCCTGGCATATGGACCGGGGAAATCCTTATCATCCGCCAAGCAAAAGACGGTACAATTGAAAAATTTGAAGATACGGTACAAGTGGAACTGGTTGGATAGAAAAACAATCTACTAATACTTGTTTTTCACACTTATTTTATTAGCCAACACTGGCTAAAAAATCATAGCCTTCTTGATGGTAAACGAGGGGGAAATAAAATGATTAGAATACTTATTATTTGCATATTGGTTTGGTGCTCATTTCCAGCACAAGCCAACGATACAGCCCTTAAACTTATAGAACAGGTTAAATCAAAATCCACCAATCCGGATACTGTAGATTTATCACCTTTGAAATTTGATGTTCAAAACAAAAGCCTGAGAATTGAGCTTTACGATTGGGCTGCGGACGCCACCAATAATCAAACCAGTCTTCTCAAAGGCCTTCAACATGAAAGCCACCCTACATATTGCCAGAAAGCTAGTTACACCAAAAGGCTGATAAACCACCTTCGTTTACTAGGGAACTCTGAAACAGCAGAAGCCTATCAGGCTAATAAAAAAATGGCACAAGAAGCCATTGCTCTAACGCTTGAAGAAATGAAAAAGCACTCAGAAGACGTTGCAGCATCAGCTAATAATAAGATAACAAAAGAAGTAGCTTACCGTTGGTCTATGGGGCAATTAAGCAAAGGCAAGTCGCAGTTTCTGTTTCAACTGGGCCTTGATGAAAAGCTGAATGAAGCCACTTGGTATTACGTGCAGGATCAGATGAAAATG
This DNA window, taken from Kordiimonas sp. SCSIO 12603, encodes the following:
- a CDS encoding M23 family metallopeptidase, whose amino-acid sequence is MRLIFALATFLSSTPVFAQEQASFPELSFPLKCELGENCWIARYVDRAPGKERADYTCGDRSQHNHKGTDFTLANLGEMAKGVAVLAAADGVVDVTRDGIKDEFANKSNYAEKTKVGLGNVVGIKHAGGMISYYGHMKEGSILVKKGQQVKAGEKIGEVGLSGLTAYPHMHFALRQGNIWYDPFDKKPMQAACSNGGSESAWSTNLAYRGLTLLPASFSTEPLSSESQWQTPLAQISKDSKLLFLNGRTFGTLKGDRWLMKITRPDGSIAKEYSTAIEKTQQHHRRYTGLRRPAGGFMPGIWTGEILIIRQAKDGTIEKFEDTVQVELVG
- the hisF gene encoding imidazole glycerol phosphate synthase subunit HisF, with product MLKSRIIPCLDVKDGRVVKGVNFVDLIDAGDPVEQARVYDGMGADELTFLDITASSDRRDILLDVVQRTAEECFMPLTVGGGVRTEEDVRKLLLAGADKVSLMTAAVNNPAVIGELSTKFGAQCIVVAVDAKKVGHDKWEVFTHGGRTPTGLDAVEYAKEAARLGAGEILLTSMDRDGTREGFDLDLTRKISDSVNVPVIASGGVGNLDHLVDGVKEGHASAVLAASIFHFGEYTIAEAKAHMKAGGIAVRETI
- a CDS encoding sulfite exporter TauE/SafE family protein, with translation MQLIPEFLSLFDAGILIVSSFFTSFLSAAIGLGGGVTLLAVMAQILPASHIVPVHGVAQLGSNISRSTLMRKHIDFRVIGYFLIGSLIGAAIGGQLVVSIEAGILQIILAAFILYATWGPKPSAKASSKYAVGIGGTLSTLLTMFVGATGPFVAALFKPQGFKRETQVATMSAGMVVQHSLKLVIFGLLGFAFGPYIPLLAMIIGSGLLGTLAGRHLLLKTSEELFTKLLNLVLTLLALRLLYVGITGL
- a CDS encoding phosphoribosyl-ATP diphosphatase gives rise to the protein MKADWQTLEQLELLLEERKNADPDHSYVAKLYKKGDKKIAQKVGEEAVETAMAVAAGDDAELIKESADLLFHLMILLKARGKGLAHVMAELERREGLSGLVEKASRDQ